The Ornithinimicrobium faecis genome includes a window with the following:
- a CDS encoding lytic transglycosylase domain-containing protein — protein sequence MSNAPEITVLPDSDETNGRHRKRLHRGATAVTAVIAAGAVAMATYAGMPTTPSMDTSGIANSISKVSPFVGDTAVQNIADSRESSLTEAVAAVEEQMAASNMNFSAWSARKGGDAAIERSGEIAAERAAAEQAAAEQAAAEQAAADRRAEEEAAAASRSEEREQAPAEEAAPEPEPEPAPPVSSGSPRDIAAGMLGNYGWGQDQFGCLNSLWNRESGWNTYAQNPSSGAYGIPQSLPASKMASAGADYRTNPATQIRWGLGYIQGRYGSPCGAWAHSQSVGWY from the coding sequence GTGTCCAACGCCCCTGAGATCACTGTGCTCCCCGACAGCGACGAGACCAATGGCCGTCACCGCAAGCGCCTGCACCGCGGTGCCACTGCCGTGACTGCCGTCATCGCGGCCGGTGCTGTCGCCATGGCGACCTACGCCGGCATGCCCACGACTCCGTCGATGGACACCAGCGGCATCGCCAACAGCATCAGCAAGGTCAGCCCCTTCGTCGGTGACACCGCCGTGCAGAACATCGCCGACAGCCGGGAGTCCTCGCTGACCGAGGCCGTCGCCGCCGTCGAGGAGCAGATGGCTGCCAGCAACATGAACTTCTCCGCCTGGAGTGCCCGCAAGGGCGGCGACGCGGCGATCGAGCGCTCCGGTGAGATCGCTGCCGAGCGCGCTGCGGCCGAGCAGGCCGCCGCTGAGCAGGCTGCTGCAGAGCAGGCTGCCGCTGATCGCCGCGCGGAGGAGGAGGCTGCTGCGGCCTCGCGCTCGGAGGAGCGTGAGCAGGCCCCCGCCGAGGAGGCTGCCCCCGAGCCTGAGCCCGAGCCCGCTCCGCCGGTGTCCTCCGGGTCCCCGCGCGACATCGCCGCCGGCATGCTCGGCAACTATGGCTGGGGCCAGGACCAGTTCGGCTGCCTCAACTCGCTGTGGAACCGCGAGAGCGGCTGGAACACCTACGCCCAGAACCCGTCCTCCGGTGCCTATGGCATCCCGCAGTCCCTGCCGGCGAGCAAGATGGCCAGTGCCGGCGCCGACTACCGGACCAACCCGGCCACCCAGATCCGCTGGGGACTCGGCTACATCCAGGGCCGCTACGGCAGCCCCTGTGGCGCCTGGGCCCACTCCCAGTCCGTCGGCTGGTACTGA
- the mca gene encoding mycothiol conjugate amidase Mca: protein MSQELRLMAVHAHPDDESSKGAATTAKYVADGVEVMVVSCTGGERGDVLNERLKGDPHIERDLAQVRRDEMAAAAKILGVQHTWLGFVDSGLPEGDPLPPLPEGCFALEPLEVTAEALVRVIREFRPHVITTYDENGGYPHPDHIMTHTVSMAAFHAAGDPAAYPHAGEPWQPQKVYFSGWSIRRISAIHEAMLAEGLESPYEDWMTGMRKRAERDIQTHVECAQFFPARDDALRAHATQVDPDGFWFKVPMELQQRVHPTEDWELAFSLLEPTLPEDDLFAGLRDVDADAVCRQAPERDADGEVVAVYRSVPPSPEDEDGDGVDDARQTEDLDDEITEVEGHHDRDSDDDRDGGSEGDRGTEQAS from the coding sequence GTGTCCCAGGAGCTTCGCCTCATGGCCGTCCACGCACACCCGGACGACGAGTCCAGCAAGGGTGCCGCCACCACCGCAAAGTATGTCGCCGACGGCGTCGAGGTGATGGTCGTCTCCTGCACCGGCGGCGAGCGCGGCGACGTCCTCAACGAACGACTCAAGGGCGACCCCCACATCGAGCGGGACCTGGCGCAGGTCCGCCGTGACGAGATGGCAGCCGCCGCGAAGATCCTCGGGGTGCAGCACACCTGGCTGGGGTTCGTGGACTCTGGTCTGCCGGAGGGCGATCCGCTGCCCCCGCTGCCCGAGGGCTGCTTTGCGCTCGAGCCGCTCGAGGTCACTGCCGAGGCGTTGGTGCGGGTCATCCGTGAGTTCCGCCCCCACGTCATCACGACCTACGACGAGAATGGCGGCTATCCCCACCCCGACCACATCATGACCCACACCGTGTCGATGGCGGCCTTCCACGCCGCCGGTGACCCCGCGGCATACCCGCATGCAGGTGAGCCGTGGCAGCCGCAGAAGGTCTATTTCTCCGGTTGGTCCATCCGGCGGATCTCGGCGATCCACGAGGCGATGCTGGCCGAGGGGCTCGAGTCGCCCTATGAGGACTGGATGACCGGCATGCGCAAGCGCGCCGAGCGCGACATCCAGACCCACGTGGAGTGCGCGCAGTTCTTCCCGGCCCGCGACGACGCGCTGCGTGCCCACGCCACCCAGGTCGACCCCGACGGGTTCTGGTTCAAGGTGCCGATGGAGCTGCAGCAGCGGGTCCACCCCACGGAGGACTGGGAGCTGGCGTTCTCGCTGCTCGAGCCGACCCTCCCCGAGGATGACCTGTTTGCCGGCCTGCGAGACGTGGACGCCGACGCCGTCTGCCGGCAGGCCCCCGAGCGGGACGCTGACGGAGAGGTCGTGGCGGTGTATCGCTCGGTCCCCCCGTCCCCTGAGGACGAGGACGGCGACGGCGTCGACGACGCACGCCAGACCGAGGACCTGGACGACGAGATCACCGAGGTCGAGGGCCACCATGACCGTGACAGTGACGACGACCGTGATGGTGGCTCCGAGGGTGACCGCGGCACCGAGCAGGCCTCGTGA
- a CDS encoding PhoH family protein, protein MATTTSRSAARSTRARSSSEVSTKTYVLDTSVLLSDPRALLRFAEHQVVLPIVVITELEAKRHHAELGYFAREALRLLDDLRVQHGGLNQPVPVGDAGGTLRVELNHTDPSSLPAGFRLGDNDSRILAVACNFSGEGHDVTVVSKDLPMRVKASACGLDAQEYRAELAVDSGWTGMAELEVDDAQMATLYEGGRLEHEGAKDLLVHTGLTVLGPSGSALARVAPDHAVKLVRGDKDAFGLHGRSAEQRIALDLLLDPDVGILSLGGRAGTGKSALALCAGLEAVMERRQHRKVVVFRPLYPVGGQELGYLPGSENEKMGPWAQAVFDTLGAVVSKEVVEEIIDRDMLEVLPLTHIRGRSLHDAFVIVDEAQSLERNVLLTVLSRVGQNSRVVLTHDVAQRDNLRVGRHDGVAAVIETLKGHPLFAHVTLHRSERSPIAALVTDLLEGGEQLP, encoded by the coding sequence ATGGCAACCACCACCAGCCGATCCGCTGCCCGTTCCACGCGCGCCCGTTCGTCCAGCGAGGTCTCCACCAAGACCTATGTCCTGGACACCTCGGTCCTGCTGTCCGATCCACGGGCACTGCTGCGCTTCGCCGAGCACCAGGTCGTCCTGCCGATCGTGGTCATCACCGAGCTGGAGGCCAAACGGCACCACGCAGAGCTGGGCTATTTCGCCCGGGAGGCCCTGCGCCTGCTGGATGACCTCCGGGTCCAGCACGGCGGACTGAACCAGCCGGTGCCGGTCGGCGACGCCGGCGGCACGCTGCGCGTCGAGCTCAACCACACTGACCCGTCGTCTCTGCCGGCCGGGTTTCGCCTGGGGGACAACGACTCACGCATCCTGGCTGTCGCGTGCAACTTCTCCGGTGAGGGTCATGACGTCACCGTGGTCAGCAAGGACCTGCCGATGCGGGTCAAGGCCTCGGCGTGCGGTCTGGACGCCCAGGAATATCGCGCCGAGCTGGCGGTCGACTCCGGGTGGACCGGCATGGCCGAGCTCGAGGTCGACGACGCGCAGATGGCCACGCTGTATGAGGGCGGGCGGCTCGAGCACGAGGGTGCCAAGGACCTGCTGGTCCACACCGGGCTCACGGTGCTAGGCCCCTCCGGCAGCGCTCTGGCCAGGGTCGCACCGGACCACGCGGTCAAGCTGGTGCGCGGTGACAAGGACGCCTTCGGTCTGCATGGCCGGTCGGCGGAGCAGCGGATCGCGCTCGACCTGCTGCTGGACCCCGATGTCGGCATCCTGTCCCTCGGTGGCCGGGCCGGCACCGGCAAGTCGGCCCTGGCCCTGTGCGCCGGGCTCGAGGCCGTCATGGAGCGCCGCCAGCACCGCAAGGTCGTCGTCTTCCGCCCGCTCTATCCCGTGGGGGGCCAGGAGTTGGGCTATCTGCCCGGCAGTGAGAACGAAAAGATGGGGCCGTGGGCGCAGGCCGTCTTCGACACCCTCGGCGCCGTGGTCTCCAAGGAGGTCGTCGAGGAGATCATCGACCGCGACATGCTCGAGGTGCTCCCGCTGACGCACATCCGCGGCCGCTCCCTGCACGACGCCTTCGTCATCGTGGACGAGGCGCAGTCCCTGGAGCGCAATGTGTTGCTGACGGTCCTCTCGCGCGTCGGCCAGAACTCGCGGGTCGTGCTCACCCACGATGTCGCCCAGCGCGACAACCTGCGGGTCGGGCGACACGACGGAGTCGCGGCCGTGATCGAGACGCTCAAGGGGCACCCGCTGTTCGCCCACGTCACGCTGCACCGCAGCGAGCGCAGCCCGATCGCGGCCCTGGTCACCGATCTCCTCGAGGGCGGCGAGCAACTGCCCTGA
- a CDS encoding DUF4307 domain-containing protein — protein MSTTSPTSPTRTSNRTWWIVGTIGVAAMTALAIWFGIAATSGKVHWVNTGFDVISDEQIDIRFDLRRDSSQAVVCDLHALDEHHGRVGTGQVTVPPTDESPSRHIEPLRTASRAVSGYVDTCTYADTN, from the coding sequence GTGAGCACAACCAGCCCGACAAGCCCGACGAGAACCAGCAACCGCACCTGGTGGATCGTCGGGACCATCGGGGTGGCCGCGATGACGGCACTTGCCATCTGGTTCGGCATCGCCGCGACCAGCGGCAAGGTCCACTGGGTCAACACCGGCTTCGATGTCATCTCCGACGAGCAGATCGACATCCGCTTCGACCTGCGTCGGGACTCCAGCCAGGCGGTCGTGTGCGACCTGCACGCCCTGGACGAGCACCACGGCCGCGTCGGGACAGGGCAGGTCACGGTGCCTCCCACCGATGAGTCACCGAGTCGGCACATCGAGCCGCTGCGCACGGCGTCCCGTGCCGTCAGCGGTTACGTCGACACCTGCACCTACGC
- a CDS encoding isoprenyl transferase: MRSPRDLLYRAYNRSLTKSLPADRLPRHVGVMLDGNRRWAKLRGADTAHGHRAGADNIRPLLGWCEEAGVEVVTLWLLSTDNLRRDAREVEPLLRIIQDVVTELADGRQWRINLVGAAHLLPSDTVQVLRAAVDRTADVDGMVVNVAIGYGGRQEIADAVRSLLAEAAERGTTLEELSTALEVEDIAEHLYTKGQPDPDLVIRTSGEQRLGGFLLWQSAHSEFYFCEAYWPDFRKVDFLRALRAYAERERRFGG, encoded by the coding sequence ATGCGCTCTCCCCGCGACCTCCTCTATCGCGCGTACAACCGATCGCTGACCAAGAGCCTCCCGGCCGACCGGCTGCCGCGGCACGTCGGAGTGATGCTGGACGGCAATCGTCGGTGGGCCAAGTTGCGGGGGGCCGACACGGCCCACGGGCACCGCGCGGGGGCGGACAACATCAGGCCGCTGCTGGGCTGGTGCGAGGAGGCCGGCGTCGAGGTGGTCACCCTCTGGCTGCTCTCGACCGACAACCTGCGCCGTGACGCGCGCGAGGTCGAGCCGCTGCTGCGCATCATCCAGGACGTCGTCACCGAGCTCGCCGACGGGCGCCAGTGGCGGATCAACCTGGTCGGCGCAGCGCACCTGCTGCCCTCCGACACCGTGCAGGTCCTGCGGGCGGCCGTGGACCGCACCGCCGACGTCGACGGCATGGTGGTCAACGTGGCCATCGGCTATGGCGGGCGCCAGGAGATTGCCGACGCCGTGCGCTCCCTGCTGGCCGAGGCGGCCGAGCGGGGCACCACGCTGGAGGAGCTCTCCACCGCCCTCGAGGTCGAGGACATCGCCGAGCACCTCTACACCAAGGGCCAGCCGGACCCGGACCTGGTGATCCGCACCAGTGGCGAGCAGCGCCTGGGTGGTTTCCTGCTCTGGCAGAGCGCGCACAGCGAGTTCTACTTCTGTGAGGCCTACTGGCCCGACTTCCGCAAGGTCGACTTCCTGCGTGCCCTGCGGGCCTACGCCGAGCGGGAGCGCCGCTTCGGAGGGTGA
- the trhA gene encoding PAQR family membrane homeostasis protein TrhA, whose amino-acid sequence MEDSPARTTRHRAESAMQDVRETADTVRENAKEAVAAIKPKLRGWLHLGTTPLALAAGIVLVALAPTTSARIASAIFAITAVLLFGTSAIYHRGSGHFSDRTSRVLKRLDHANIFLIIAGTYTPFAVLLLPEGQGRTLLWLAWGGAVLGVLFRVFWVGAPRWLYTPVYVALGWVAIFYVPGFWRNGGAVVVALIAAGGLLYTLGAVVYGTKRPNPSPRWFGFHEIFHAFTVVAFAAHYIAVSFSVYGAIPAAAG is encoded by the coding sequence ATGGAAGACAGCCCCGCACGAACCACCCGGCACCGGGCGGAGTCCGCGATGCAGGACGTCCGCGAGACCGCTGACACGGTCCGGGAGAACGCCAAGGAAGCCGTCGCAGCGATCAAACCCAAGCTGCGCGGCTGGCTGCACCTGGGCACCACCCCGCTGGCCCTGGCGGCCGGCATCGTGCTGGTGGCCCTCGCGCCCACCACGAGCGCGCGCATCGCCTCGGCGATCTTCGCGATCACGGCCGTGCTGCTGTTCGGGACCTCGGCGATCTATCACCGTGGGTCCGGCCACTTCAGCGACCGCACGAGCCGCGTGCTCAAGCGGCTGGACCACGCCAACATCTTCCTGATCATCGCCGGCACCTACACGCCCTTCGCGGTGCTGCTGCTGCCGGAGGGCCAGGGTCGCACCCTGTTGTGGTTGGCGTGGGGAGGCGCCGTGCTCGGGGTGCTCTTCCGAGTGTTCTGGGTGGGCGCCCCGCGCTGGCTCTACACCCCGGTCTATGTGGCGCTGGGCTGGGTGGCGATCTTCTACGTGCCCGGCTTCTGGCGCAACGGTGGCGCGGTGGTGGTCGCCCTGATCGCTGCTGGCGGGTTGCTCTACACCCTCGGCGCGGTGGTCTATGGCACCAAGCGCCCCAACCCGTCACCGCGCTGGTTCGGCTTCCACGAGATCTTCCACGCGTTCACGGTCGTGGCCTTCGCGGCGCACTACATCGCGGTGTCCTTCTCCGTCTACGGCGCGATCCCCGCAGCCGCCGGCTGA